GTACGGCTCGTGCTCGGGAGCGTCGTTCGCCATGTCAACCGTCCGGAAGCGCCAGCAAAAAGCGTTGCGAGACGGGCGGAGGTTGCGAAGGCCTCCCGGGGGAGATCACGGGACGTGCTGCCACACGCGTGTAAAACCACACAGTCCGGGAACGTTCACCACAGTTCCAGATGAGTGCACCTTTGTCAGTATCTGGCGGTTATTGGCTGAGATACGCCGAGTTGTGTAATCGCTTCTCACGCAACGTTTATTGAGGGGCCAGTTGATCGTACGTGTATGAACGCTGTGAGTTTCAGCGACTCCCGAACCGTCGGCCAGACGAGCGGTGCTGCCGTCGCTGCCAAAATTTTCGGGAACTTTAAACTCACAGCACGAGGCCTTCCGTCCGAGTGGCTCGCGGTGGAGCGCTCTCACTCGTCACAGTACCCACAGGCCTCGGGTCACGGCCATCGATCCTAAGCGATGAGCACGTCCCAACACCCGGTCGCCCTCCGGCTCGAGAGCCTCGTGGGCGGCGATACGAAGCTGTTAGCACTCGTGATGATGCTCCCGCTGATCGACGGGATCTTCCCGGCGTTGATCCTCGCGGGAGCGCTCGACGACCCGCTCGGTGCCGTCCAGATCGGGCTGTTGATCTTCGGCGGAAGCGCCACCGTCGCGGTGATCCTCGCCGAGATGAGCGGGACGCCCCGCGAGCAGATCACGGTCGTGTTGCTGGTCGGAATCCCGCTGATCGTCCTCGCGGCTATCCAGGCGGCGCTGGCACCGGCGATCGACACCGTCCTCAACGAGGCGGTCTTCGAGCGGTTCGCGGCGATCGTCATCCTCGCGATCGCGGCCAAAACCGCGAGCGCGACGATCGGCGAGTATCTGCCCAGTCCCGCCGTGATCGTCGGCCTGGGGCTGCTGGCGAGTCTCGAACCCTCGGGTGCGGCGTTCATCGTGATGGACGACCCCGCACTGGTCGCGAACGCGACGCTCGCGGCGGTCGTCGGCGTCGCCTTCGCGCTCGGGGTCGCCATCAGCGGCCCGTACCTGCGCGAGTACATGGACATCGACAGGTTTCGGTTCGGCAGCGCCGTCGCGCTGGGGCTGTTGCCCCTGTCGCTTTTGGGGATGGCCTTCGGTCAGGCGCCGCTCGCGGCGCTGCTGGTCGCGGCCGTCTTCGCCATCGACATCCCGCTGGACCGCGAGGACGAGGACGTCTCCACCCCGTCGCAGTCGACCGAGAGCTCGCCGCGGTTCTCGACGCCGTCCCCGTCGCCGTCGGCGTCACCGGAGTCGGCGCCCGCAGTCGGCACGGGGCCGCTGTTCAACCCCGGCGGTTCGAGTTCGGGTTCGAGCGGCGATCGGAGCGCCTCGACCGACGGTGGCCAGAACGAATCCGAGGACGACGCCGACGAGGAGGAGGACAGTCTGGGTGACGACGACGAGGAACGCGCCCCCTGGCTCTAACGAATCGAAACCACTTTAGGGCGTATCCCCCAACGTAGAAGCGAGGGGTCGTGGCCAAGCCAGGCATGGCGACTGACTCCAGAGGCACCGCGCCCGGGACGACACTCCAGACTGATATACTGATCGGACACCTGATCAGTGTCCGTGTGATGACCCTCTGGAGTTCCGAGGCGCACCGGAGATATCAGTCGATCGGGGGTTCAAATCCCTCCGACCCCATATTCTCGCGACGAACAACACCGTGAGTCGCGAGTATTGGATGAGGTGGGATTTGAAGCAGGGAGCAGCTTTGCTGCGACCGAGGTTCAAATCCCTCCGACCCCATTCCTCTGCCGCGAACAAGTTCGCGAGCGGCAGGTATGGACGAGGAGGGTTTGAACGAGACCGAGGTTCTGCGAACGGAGTGAGCAGGTTCTCGGGCGTGGTTCAAATCCTTCTGACCCTCTCGAAGTTCTTGGCGATGTCTTCTTTTGTGTTCGGAAATACCGCGACGAACGTTGTGTGTTTGTCGAGAGTGCCGAGTACCTCTATTCTACGCAATTTCCAGCTGTTTTACCCAAAGCAGTAATCAATCAGCTACTCTGAACCAGTCATCTCATATATCAGGGGAATAATCTTTAATCTATATGAATGGATTTGGCGAGTACTTCGCAGTTAGTCTCTTTCAGCAGGAGGTAGAGTTATCAAGCCCTATACTATCGTTGTTCGTGGGTGTTGGTGTCTCGTTTCTTTCTGCAATTCTGGTATACTCTGCCAGACAGGTTTGGGAAAAGAAGAAACTGCACAGGGCACTGCTGACGGAAGTTGAGGCAATGGAGGGAATCGAGATTTGTGCAGATCAAATGGAACGGATTGACTCACCGCCGGCACGCCAACTTTCCGCTGATGACGTCCCTGCTGAAGATTCAATCCCGACAACTGTGTACAGCACTACAGCATCACGAATCGGCCTCCTCGGGGGTAGAATAGGCGGAGATGAACTAACTGGTGTAGTCAAATTCTACTCAAAAGTTCTCAGATACAAGTCCATAATCAAGGAGATTGGAAGTCATGGCCGGCCGGTATCAACCAGCAATGACGAGAATGGTAATGGTGGGGTATCAATTCCAGTCTCAGATAGTGATCAGGAGGATTTATACAATAATATTGGATCATTAAGTAAGGTTCGTAATAGGATTATCCAAAAGCAGTCGTTTGACGTTGATTATCCGGAAGAGTTGAAATAGGGACAACCCGCAAGAACTAACTGAATCGTGATCATGTACTTATATATGGCCAAGTATTCGCTTTCTTCCTCTTCCACTCGGAGGTGCAAGACTCGTGGATGATACGACTGGTGACTTCTTAGGATTAAGTGGCTTAGAATTCGAGTCGCGAGAATCTTTCATTAGTTATCTTGATCAGCAGTATCGACAGAAGAAACTCACGCGCAATTTTAACATTATTGCTGCTGTGAATAATTTAGACGATCCTGCCAGGTTTGCTCCATTACTCAAACAACGATTTAATGTTCTTGAGGAAAGTGGCAACCTGATACGAATCCATACGACGGTTGATGACGAACCTGTATACAGTTATATTTATCTTGATGAGACTGCACCGATCTTCTTGACGAATGCAAACAAAACCAATCAGATTCCGCCAACCATCATTCAGTTCCTTCAAGAAACCCAAAACGTAGGTCGGCTAATGCTGTCGAAGAGAGAGATTGATGAAACACGGAAAAAAATCGTCTCCAAGTACGAGAACGTCATGGTTCCTTTCTTCAGTGCTCGTCGATCCGCTGACGAACCGATCACAGCGAAACGAAGACCGAACACAAAGCGTTCAATTCAATACAGGGCCAATGACGGGCTAGAAACATACCGAGAGATGCGTTATAATTACGGAGTTCTTCCGTCAATTATGACCTTTGAATGTCCCAACCGGTTCAAGTTCAAAATTAAAAACGACGGGACTTTCGTTCATTCAGGGGGTAGTCTTCAGATGCTGTGGGAGTGTCTGAAAGACGAAATTGAACGGATTGAAGAGGTTGTTCGATACGCAAATACTGGTTCATACGAAGAAACAGAGAGTGCCTTCCTCGGAGAAGATGAACAGTTCGCAGTGAGCAAGCCTTGGGCAGTGGAAGTTGAAGAGGGAATCTCAACGGAGCCTATCAGGACACTGCCGACTCAATTGAATGATTCCTTCTGGGAGTTCAGCGTAGCCGATTACTATTCGCAACCGGAAATTAGATCCTTTGAGGCAGAGGTGATTGACGATACAACTCAGGAGCGAACGACAATGAAAACAAAGGGTGATGATATTCGGATCTTCCCTAGAGAATTCACTGATGTAGATCAGTCAATTCGGTTGTATAATTTCATCAGCGATCACTTCGATACCGATTGTACTCCGAAACAAGTTGCATGAAAGGTCCAGAAAATTACGACGACGGATACTATCAGCAACTTGGACCACAAGACAAAGCGGATTTTGAGAAACTCTTTCGGAAAAAAGCGAACACAATCGACGAAGATCGTGCACGAGAGAGTTACGAGCAATCGTTCCAGTCGAACTTTGAAGAAGAGTATCGACTGTTCCGCGATGTCGTGAATGCCTTTTCTTCTGGAAAAGCTGGGTTTGAGGCAACTATTGTTGATCCATTATATGAATTTGGAGATACGAACGCAGAGGTATTACTGGCAAAACCTCAGTCAAATACTGTTCACTTATGTTTTGTCTCCTGTCGAGTTGGCGGTCACAACTACACGGATTGGATGGCTGGTGTAAATGAGACGTATCGTTTAGCAAATAATACAGAAATGGTAGAAGATCTAAAAACACATATCAATTGTACTGGATTGAATTTAGGAACGGTCCAGTATGTGACGCTCACACGAGATATTGACATTCCAGATGCAGATGTAAATATACTAAAGTCTGGTGCTGATCCAGAGTACTATGCTATTTGGAAGCTAATCCGTTCAGCAGAATATAATGAGAAAGAGGAGAAAATGGAGGAAGCTAAGACAATAAAGTACCACGATGGTACAATGTCTGTTCCTGATTTTCAGAATATTTGCCAGCAGGGGATTGATCCGAAAGCTGCTGAGAATGATGATATCAAGTATTCTCTCACATTACATTCAGTATTTCCACTAGGAGAAGTTTGTCTTGATCTATATTTAGACAAATTAGGTGATGAGGAGAACCCTAAGGAATTCTATGAGGAAGAGTTTGAGGAAGCGTTCTTAGACAATGTCTACTTTGGAAATGATCGAGGAGCGATGACATCTATAGCGGAGGATAAGGTGGATACCTTACTGAACTTTGGACTCGAACATGGGGTTTTGAAAGAAAACTCAGATATTGTTGATGAGCGTGATTATAAGATCATGTGGGGATCAGAAGACCCAGGTGCTATCAAATCAATGGTGCGAGAGAAATTTATTGATTCAAAGGTGCCAGACGAAACCGGGGAAATGGCGTTTTCGCGTGCGAAGGAAGACTTTGAGGAAAGTGAACACTCTCTTGATGACTTTGACGAGGATTGACTCAGCATTTAATGAGACTATCAGAAACCATTCTGAATGACAAAGAGAAGCTTCACGGATAGAGCCAGCTCCAGCCTCCTTGGGTTACACGTCGACAAATTCAGTTCCTCGAATATGCACATGAGACGCGAACCACATATGCACATTTCGAACTGACCTGTCGCTCGATACACCACTCTTTTACCACGGGGTGAAAGGATCACAGATTTAGGAACGAAATAGCTGATCAATGGGTCACGGCCGGAATGAGTGCCTGCGAGGAGATCCCTCACTTCATCGGAACTGGCCACCAGATCATCAAGCGCGACGACCTTCTGCTCGAACAGCGCCGAAAGATCGTCCAGATGCTACCAGCGAAGTAGTGAGCCAATGTGGAGACCATCAGAGAGATCGAAACAGTAGCCAGCTACCCGTTTTCGAACAGCTAAGACTCGTTCTGTTCGAATCACCAGTAACGTTTTGCGACCAACACCTAATCACAGGGCATGAGCCTCACTATCGACGACTTCGTCGAGTTCGTGGCCGAGGACACAGCGGACGACGAGGCAGTCCCACTGGGCGACGCCCTCGCTGAGCTGGCCGTCGACGTCGAGGCCGACGCCGTCGAGGACGTCCGAGACGGTCGCGACCGGATATGAGGCACCCGTTCCGGATGCTCGACCCAAAACACTGACCATCTTCACTCCTAGCCACCAAACATGAGCTGGGACGTCGACTACGAAAACGAGGACTCGATCGCACTCGCCCACGAGGACGGCTTCGCCTGTTTCGCCAAGCGGGGCCAGGAGCGGGACGGTCACACGGAGTGGACCATCGAGCTGATCGACACCGACGACGGCACCGAACTGGTGCGAGAGACCCACCTGATCTCCAACGAGCAACACCTGTGGTCGGTCATCGAGAACTACACCGACCTGTATCCGGCCTGAGCGAGGACGCGATCGCGAACCGAACGGTGGGACGTCCTGGTGGCGATCGACGGGCCCGTCCTCGTGACGAGGACGCGGTGGCGGCGATCGCTCTCGGGGCGCCACCCCAGACCGCAGCTCCCGAACACACTCAGTCCGCGTCGACCGAGACG
This genomic window from Natronococcus occultus SP4 contains:
- a CDS encoding DUF5794 domain-containing protein; amino-acid sequence: MSTSQHPVALRLESLVGGDTKLLALVMMLPLIDGIFPALILAGALDDPLGAVQIGLLIFGGSATVAVILAEMSGTPREQITVVLLVGIPLIVLAAIQAALAPAIDTVLNEAVFERFAAIVILAIAAKTASATIGEYLPSPAVIVGLGLLASLEPSGAAFIVMDDPALVANATLAAVVGVAFALGVAISGPYLREYMDIDRFRFGSAVALGLLPLSLLGMAFGQAPLAALLVAAVFAIDIPLDREDEDVSTPSQSTESSPRFSTPSPSPSASPESAPAVGTGPLFNPGGSSSGSSGDRSASTDGGQNESEDDADEEEDSLGDDDEERAPWL